In Arachis hypogaea cultivar Tifrunner chromosome 2, arahy.Tifrunner.gnm2.J5K5, whole genome shotgun sequence, a genomic segment contains:
- the LOC112749182 gene encoding plant-specific TFIIB-related protein PTF2 isoform X1, producing the protein MFYLRCHPTVRSIRRPNRRNHRHSGHLHQTWNHRFRLGLGSKSNEIRSMISDITEGEFGQGNWFSVLIGSCAYVVMRKDDRPLPMAEVASAVGCDVYELGRMILRVVDFLDLRSDFPEFDIVHSLERTLKNSHCFEDVDGSKLDTMKKQGVFLIQCAVKWFLSTGRRPLPLVVAVLVFVAELNQVEVRIEELAMEVHAAVSTCRARYKELLETLVKAAQVLPWGKDVTTKNIVKNAPFLIQYMEKKSMARPGEKRKSLDELGLNMEDVIKECLRQNNAYTESRTGGTSSQNDSQYFSTQSDVERPGIEDVDRMEISPECLSMMYREFLNENPSAYNSRSGENAHKRSTFKFDIRDCWEWWEGKSELSKKLLLKQLLEKDVGVDTMPPSFVAGQVKCRMRRERINAAKLRIEKIMHPLDANGTVNCMVDPEKKSKKRRGMVVDDVDWEDLIIETLIIHGVKEEEIEKGHYNTLLDLHVFNSGTV; encoded by the exons ATGTTCTACTTGCGGTGCCATCCAACCGTTCGATCAATTCGACGCCCAAATCGGCGGAATCACCGGCATTCAGGGCACCTTCATCAGACTTGGAACCACCGGTTCAG GTTAGGCTTAGGTTCCAAGAGCAATGAGATTCGATCCATGATTTCTGATATCACTGAGGGTGAGTTTGGGCAAGGCAATTGGTTTTCCGTTTTGATTGGCTCCTGTGCTTATGTTGTTATGCGAAAGGATGATCGACCTTTGCCCATGGCGGAAGTTGCCTCTGCTGTTGGGTGTGATGTCTATGAGCTTGGCAGGATGATTCTTCGTGTTGTTGATTTTTTGGATTTGAGGTCTGATTTTCCTGAGTTTGATATAGTGCATTCGTTGGAAAGGACTCTCAAGAATTCACATTGTTTTGAAGATGTTGATGGCAGTAAGCTGGACACGATGAAGAAGCAGGGTGTGTTCTTGATACAGTGTGCCGTGAAGTGGTTCTTGAGTACGGGGCGCAGGCCGCTTCCTTTGGTGGTTGCGGTTTTGGTTTTCGTGGCAGAGTTGAATCAAGTTGAGGTGAGGATTGAGGAACTAGCTATGGAGGTTCATGCTGCGGTTTCCACTTGTCGAGCTAGGTACAAGGAGCTCCTCGAGACGCTGGTGAAGGCTGCGCAAGTGTTGCCATGGGGAAAGGATGTTACTACCAAGAACATAGTTAAGAATGCGCCATTTTTGATTCAATACATGGAGAAGAAGTCCATGGCAAGACCAGGGGAAAAGAGGAAGAGTCTTGATGAGCTTGGTTTGAATATGGAGGATGTGATTAAGGAGTGTTTGAGACAAAATAATGCGTACACTGAATCCAGGACTGGTGGCACAAGCTCCCAAAACGATTCTCAGTATTTTTCAACGCAAAGTGATGTTGAGAGACCTGGTATTGAGGATGTGGATAGGATGGAGATTTCACCTGAATGTTTGTCCATGATGTATAGGGAATTTCTGAATGAGAATCCTTCTGCTTATAATTCAAGAAGTGGTGAAAATGCTCATAAAAGGAGTACGTTCAAATTTGATATTCGGGATTGCTGGGAGTGGTGGGAGGGGAAATCAGAGCTGAGCAAAAAGCTTCTACTCAAACAATTACTAGAGAAGGATGTTGGAGTGGATACAATGCCACCATCTTTTGTTGCTGGGCAGGTGAAATGTCGAATGAGGCGGGAAAGGATCAATGCTGCTAAGTTGCGGATAGAAAAAATTATGCACCCCTTAGATGCCAATGGTACTGTTAATTGCATGGTTGATCCTGAGAAAAAAagcaagaagagaagaggaatggTAGTTGATGATGTTGATTGGGAAGACTTAAtcattgagacccttattattcaTGGAGTAAAGGAGGAGGAAATTGAGAAGGGCCATTACAATACTTTACTGGATCTCCATGTGTTTAACTCCGGTACTGTATGA
- the LOC112749182 gene encoding plant-specific TFIIB-related protein PTF2 isoform X2: MSSSRACAECNKTSFSRDDITGQLACSTCGAIQPFDQFDAQIGGITGIQGTFIRLGTTGSGSVYTYKERKHFAANSLIDELTSRLGLGSKSNEIRSMISDITEGEFGQGNWFSVLIGSCAYVVMRKDDRPLPMAEVASAVGCDVYELGRMILRVVDFLDLRSDFPEFDIVHSLERTLKNSHCFEDVDGSKLDTMKKQGVFLIQCAVKWFLSTGRRPLPLVVAVLVFVAELNQVEVRIEELAMEVHAAVSTCRARYKELLETLVKAAQVLPWGKDVTTKNIVKNAPFLIQYMEKKSMARPGEKRKSLDELGLNMEDVIKECLRQNNAYTESRTGGTSSQNDSQYFSTQSDVERPGIEDVDRMEISPECLSMMYREFLNENPSAYNSRSGENAHKRSTFKFDIRDCWEWWEGKSELSKKLLLKQLLEKDVGVDTMPPSFVAGQVKCRMRRERINAAKLRIEKIMHPLDANGTVNCMVDPEKKSKKRRGMVVDDVDWEDLIIETLIIHGVKEEEIEKGHYNTLLDLHVFNSGTV, translated from the coding sequence ATGTCGAGCTCTCGCGCCTGTGCGGAGTGTAACAAAACCTCGTTTTCCCGTGACGATATAACTGGCCAGCTGGCATGTTCTACTTGCGGTGCCATCCAACCGTTCGATCAATTCGACGCCCAAATCGGCGGAATCACCGGCATTCAGGGCACCTTCATCAGACTTGGAACCACCGGTTCAGGTAGTGTCTACACTTACAAAGAAAGGAAACACTTTGCTGCCAATAGTTTAATTGACGAGTTAACTTCTAGGTTAGGCTTAGGTTCCAAGAGCAATGAGATTCGATCCATGATTTCTGATATCACTGAGGGTGAGTTTGGGCAAGGCAATTGGTTTTCCGTTTTGATTGGCTCCTGTGCTTATGTTGTTATGCGAAAGGATGATCGACCTTTGCCCATGGCGGAAGTTGCCTCTGCTGTTGGGTGTGATGTCTATGAGCTTGGCAGGATGATTCTTCGTGTTGTTGATTTTTTGGATTTGAGGTCTGATTTTCCTGAGTTTGATATAGTGCATTCGTTGGAAAGGACTCTCAAGAATTCACATTGTTTTGAAGATGTTGATGGCAGTAAGCTGGACACGATGAAGAAGCAGGGTGTGTTCTTGATACAGTGTGCCGTGAAGTGGTTCTTGAGTACGGGGCGCAGGCCGCTTCCTTTGGTGGTTGCGGTTTTGGTTTTCGTGGCAGAGTTGAATCAAGTTGAGGTGAGGATTGAGGAACTAGCTATGGAGGTTCATGCTGCGGTTTCCACTTGTCGAGCTAGGTACAAGGAGCTCCTCGAGACGCTGGTGAAGGCTGCGCAAGTGTTGCCATGGGGAAAGGATGTTACTACCAAGAACATAGTTAAGAATGCGCCATTTTTGATTCAATACATGGAGAAGAAGTCCATGGCAAGACCAGGGGAAAAGAGGAAGAGTCTTGATGAGCTTGGTTTGAATATGGAGGATGTGATTAAGGAGTGTTTGAGACAAAATAATGCGTACACTGAATCCAGGACTGGTGGCACAAGCTCCCAAAACGATTCTCAGTATTTTTCAACGCAAAGTGATGTTGAGAGACCTGGTATTGAGGATGTGGATAGGATGGAGATTTCACCTGAATGTTTGTCCATGATGTATAGGGAATTTCTGAATGAGAATCCTTCTGCTTATAATTCAAGAAGTGGTGAAAATGCTCATAAAAGGAGTACGTTCAAATTTGATATTCGGGATTGCTGGGAGTGGTGGGAGGGGAAATCAGAGCTGAGCAAAAAGCTTCTACTCAAACAATTACTAGAGAAGGATGTTGGAGTGGATACAATGCCACCATCTTTTGTTGCTGGGCAGGTGAAATGTCGAATGAGGCGGGAAAGGATCAATGCTGCTAAGTTGCGGATAGAAAAAATTATGCACCCCTTAGATGCCAATGGTACTGTTAATTGCATGGTTGATCCTGAGAAAAAAagcaagaagagaagaggaatggTAGTTGATGATGTTGATTGGGAAGACTTAAtcattgagacccttattattcaTGGAGTAAAGGAGGAGGAAATTGAGAAGGGCCATTACAATACTTTACTGGATCTCCATGTGTTTAACTCCGGTACTGTATGA